Proteins co-encoded in one Lasioglossum baleicum chromosome 14, iyLasBale1, whole genome shotgun sequence genomic window:
- the LOC143215638 gene encoding LOW QUALITY PROTEIN: uncharacterized protein LOC143215638 (The sequence of the model RefSeq protein was modified relative to this genomic sequence to represent the inferred CDS: substituted 2 bases at 2 genomic stop codons), with translation MFIVECVRQNCDMANKGICDARCQAFHVAMIKREEAGRIRWFLKNQQKLLDRLKITEPAKTVEPVTPESEAKQQPSIVHTYTSCIKLALVAYXKLDDFSNFXIHLKPLPNWRPAEPDGSVDMSIMKPIDPQIKTILYQDAPSFVTAENYFRKRLNDKPEERFYYPDCTSWIHGWRFSDYPPVPRSKAGHTNVMIRQFYHPKISSLQRDPDWYRPCLRTPTTCDSL, from the exons atgttcatcgTTGAATGCGTGCGACAAAATTGCGATATGGCGAACAAAGGTATTTGCGATGCTCGTTGCCAGGCGTTCCACGTTGCGATGATAAAAAGGGAGGAAGCTGGACGTATCAGATGGTTTTTGAAAAATCAACAGAAATTATTGGATCGGTTGAAAATTACCGAACCCGCGAAAACAGTTGAACCGGTCACGCCTGAGTCTGAAGCGAAACAACAACCAAGCATTGTGCATACATATACGAGTTGCATCAAACTTGCACTTGTCGCTTATTGAAAACTagacgatttttcaaatttttagataCATCTAAAACCACTGCCAAATTGGAGACCTGCCGAGCCTGATGGCTCTGTCGATATGAGTATTATGAAACCAATTGATCCGCagattaaaacaattttgtaCCAAGATGCACCTAGTTTCGTAACTGCTGAGAATTACTTTCGCAAAAG ATTGAACGATAAGCCAGAAGAGCGGTTCTATTATCCGGATTGCACAAGTTGGATACATGGATGGCGATTCTCAGATTATCCACCTGTTCCACGAAGTAAAGCTGGACACACGAACGTTATGATCCGGCAATTTTATCATCCGAAAATATCGAGTCTTCAGAGGGACCCGGATTGGTACCGGCCATGTTTACGCACGCCAACGACATGTGATTCATTATAg
- the LOC143215634 gene encoding mitoferrin-2 isoform X3: MQALTPGLGGGGGVGEVLTRMVRQEGILRPIRGMSAMVVGAGPAHALYFSCYEFLKNRILASRSHSEFNLVAYGTAGCVATLLHDGIMNPAEVVKQRLQMYNSPYRSVIACIKSVYENEGAKAFYRSYTTQLAMNVPFQMIHFITYEVAQNFTNPEHVYNPIAHMKSGALAGAIAAAITTPLDVCKTVLNTQSGVHAHGMIDAFKKVYAYGGVSGYFRGLHARILYQMPATTICWSTYEFFKYILHKKQDDGYCEPEADDLSGATQSQAGSRSSRFQDVSAYLNKTAPTSVLLEVSTS, translated from the exons ATGCAGGCATTGACTCCAGGTCTAGGAGGGGGAGGAGGAGTAGGAGAAGTTTTGACTAGAATGGTACGACAAGAGGGCATCCTAAGACCAATCCGTGGTATGAGTGCAATGGTTGTGGGGGCTGGTCCAGCGCATGCCTTATATTTTTCATGCTatgaattcttaaaaaatagaaTACTAGCCTCAAGGTCGCACTCCGAGTTTAACTTGGTTGCTTACGGAACTGCTGGTTGTGTGGCGACGCTTCTTCACGATGGTATTATGAATCCAGCAGAAG TGGTTAAACAACGATTACAAATGTATAACTCTCCATATCGAAGTGTCATAGCGTGTATAAAAAGTGTATATGAAAACGAAGGGGCGAAGGCATTCTACAGAAGTTACACGACCCAGCTGGCCATGAACGTACCTTTCCAAATGATCCATTTTATAACGTACGAAGTAGCACAAAACTTCACAAATCCAGAACACGTATACAATCCTATAGCACATATGAAATCAG gtgCATTAGCAGGAGCTATTGCTGCTGCGATCACAACTCCTTTAGACGTTTGTAAAACAGTTTTAAATACACAGAGTGGTGTACATGCTCATGGTATGATAGATGCTTTTAAAAAAGTTTATGCCTATGGAGGTGTGAGCGGTTACTTCCGTGGTTTACATGCTCGCATTTTGTATCAAATGCCAGCAACCACTATTTGCTGGTCCAC ATACGAATTTTTCAAATACATACTACATAAAAAACAAGATGATGGATATTGTGAACCAGAAGCTGATGATTTAAGTGGTGCAACTCAGAGCCAGGCTGGCTCTAGGTCTAGTCGCTTTCAGGATGTGAGCGCGTATCTGAATAAAACGGCCCCAACCTCGGTATTACTCGAAGTGTCTACCAGCTAG
- the LOC143215632 gene encoding uncharacterized protein LOC143215632, with protein MYNEQTRTTCHRMPKTCNSQQCSRLGVPTASEVRVCLGPSLAQVFFQYSHDDTKNLLDLIAPEKSPPPCFTVQIDKNRLASLAHDDTVKANVHDAILEIGETLLERFRRQIEDELRNEIEKQSQEKFHMYQAKKRREAELKSQELHEKYRNYIKTVQQEIQKQIEIEWGKASAEWVKRMQKAVVQERMKVTDEIMQKMRTEMAYAIQLLYQEFEESFRADKETIIADFNGITRATHVKLDKEKREFEEKVGRELHVQRHQYEMQNTVNVINIHCLEQLRCCREKHIIHEHFERQIKGLRVLVARLNDVITAMREEIINCHVEKKSLEEQFCEVAKQFQKFINFAFSAVPEQAQYLLPLELQRLIVSDKNGTDENSQKKF; from the exons ATGTATAACG AGCAAACACGTACGACGTGTCATCGAATGCCCAAGACATGCAATTCGCAACAATGTTCAAGGTTGGGTGTACCAACTGCGTCGGAAGTTCGTGTTTGTTTAGGCCCGTCTTTGGCGCAAGTATTCTTCCAATATAGTCACGATGACACGAAAAACCTGTTGGATTTAATAGCACCAGAGAAATCGCCGCCACCCTGTTTTACCGTTCAAATCGACAAAAATAGATTAGCGTCGCTCGCACACGACGACACCGTCAAAGCAAATGTGCACGACGCTATACTAG AAATCGGCGAAACCCTCCTCGAACGTTTTCGGAGACAAATCGAAGATGAATTACGCAATGAAATAGAGAAACAATCGCAGGAGAAGTTTCACATGTATCAAGCAAAGAAACGTCGGGAGGCTGAGCTAAAATCGCAAGAGTTGCATGAAAAATACAGAAACTATATTAAAACAGTGCAACAAGAAATTCAGAAACAAATCGAA ATTGAATGGGGGAAGGCCAGCGCCGAATGGGTAAAAAGGATGCAGAAAGCGGTTGTGCAAGAGCGAATGAAAGTAACCGATGAGATAATGCAAAAAATGAGAACCGAAATGGCTTACGCGATACAATTGTTGTATCAAGAATTCGAGGAATCATTTCGTGCCGATAAAGAGACCATAATAGccgattttaatggaattaCGAG GGCGACGCATGTGAAACTGGACAAAGAAAAGAGAGAGTTCGAGGAGAAAGTGGGTAGAGAGTTGCATGTCCAGAGGCACCAGTACGAAATGCAAAATACCGTGAACGTAATTAATATCCACTGTCTGGAACAGTTGCGATGTTGCAGAGAAAAGCACATCATACACGAACACTTCGAG AGACAGATCAAAGGCTTACGCGTGTTGGTTGCTCGCCTAAACGATGTTATAACTGCGATGAGGGAGGAGATCATTAATTGCCATGTGGAGAAAAAATCGTTGGAAGAACAATTTTGCGAAGTGGCTAAACAGTTTCAGAAGTTCATCAATTTCGCGTTTTCCGCGGTGCCGGAACAAGCACAGTATTTGTTGCCACTGGAATTACAGCGATTGATAGTGTCAGACAAGAATGGAACCGACGAAAATTCTCAAAAAAAATTCTAA
- the LOC143215634 gene encoding mitoferrin-2 isoform X2 translates to MVKEYITRMQALTPGLGGGGGVGEVLTRMVRQEGILRPIRGMSAMVVGAGPAHALYFSCYEFLKNRILASRSHSEFNLVAYGTAGCVATLLHDGIMNPAEVVKQRLQMYNSPYRSVIACIKSVYENEGAKAFYRSYTTQLAMNVPFQMIHFITYEVAQNFTNPEHVYNPIAHMKSGALAGAIAAAITTPLDVCKTVLNTQSGVHAHGMIDAFKKVYAYGGVSGYFRGLHARILYQMPATTICWSTYEFFKYILHKKQDDGYCEPEADDLSGATQSQAGSRSSRFQDVSAYLNKTAPTSVLLEVSTS, encoded by the exons atgGTGAAAGAGTATATA ACGAGAATGCAGGCATTGACTCCAGGTCTAGGAGGGGGAGGAGGAGTAGGAGAAGTTTTGACTAGAATGGTACGACAAGAGGGCATCCTAAGACCAATCCGTGGTATGAGTGCAATGGTTGTGGGGGCTGGTCCAGCGCATGCCTTATATTTTTCATGCTatgaattcttaaaaaatagaaTACTAGCCTCAAGGTCGCACTCCGAGTTTAACTTGGTTGCTTACGGAACTGCTGGTTGTGTGGCGACGCTTCTTCACGATGGTATTATGAATCCAGCAGAAG TGGTTAAACAACGATTACAAATGTATAACTCTCCATATCGAAGTGTCATAGCGTGTATAAAAAGTGTATATGAAAACGAAGGGGCGAAGGCATTCTACAGAAGTTACACGACCCAGCTGGCCATGAACGTACCTTTCCAAATGATCCATTTTATAACGTACGAAGTAGCACAAAACTTCACAAATCCAGAACACGTATACAATCCTATAGCACATATGAAATCAG gtgCATTAGCAGGAGCTATTGCTGCTGCGATCACAACTCCTTTAGACGTTTGTAAAACAGTTTTAAATACACAGAGTGGTGTACATGCTCATGGTATGATAGATGCTTTTAAAAAAGTTTATGCCTATGGAGGTGTGAGCGGTTACTTCCGTGGTTTACATGCTCGCATTTTGTATCAAATGCCAGCAACCACTATTTGCTGGTCCAC ATACGAATTTTTCAAATACATACTACATAAAAAACAAGATGATGGATATTGTGAACCAGAAGCTGATGATTTAAGTGGTGCAACTCAGAGCCAGGCTGGCTCTAGGTCTAGTCGCTTTCAGGATGTGAGCGCGTATCTGAATAAAACGGCCCCAACCTCGGTATTACTCGAAGTGTCTACCAGCTAG